The Pseudomonas sp. LFM046 region CCATGCCCAGTTGCTCGGTGTTGTTGACGCTGGAGATCACCAGCATGGGGATGGAATCGGCGTAGGCCTGGCCCATGGCGGTGGTGATGTTGGTCATGCCCGGACCGGTGATGATGAAGCACACGCCCGGTTTGCCGGAAACACGGGCATAGCCGTCGGCCATGAAGCCGGCGCCCTGCTCGTGGCGCGGCGTCACGTGACGGATGCGGGTGTTGGGCAGGCCGCGATACAGCTCGACCGTGTGCACACCAGGGATACCGAACACGGTATCCACGCCAAAGCCTTCCAGCAGCTCAACCAGCAGCTCTCCGCAGGTCAACATGGGCAGTCCTCCAAAGGAAATCAGGTTTCGAATGGCGGGCACTCTAACATGGCGATGTTAGCGTTAACATCACTTTTGTCGGAATTGTCTGACAGGGTCTTTCTGCTGAGGTGGAAACTGGGTTGTGGGGGCGCATTCATCCGCCCCCACAGGGGTGAGGCGACTGTGCGCTAGCCCAGGAACAGCTTGCAGGCCGGGTTGTCGCTTTCGTCCCAGTACGGATAGCCGATCTCGTCCAGCGCGGCGCGGACGTCCGCCCGCTCCTCCGGCGGCACCGCGAGGCCCGCCAGCACGCGGCCGTCGGCGGCGCCATGGTTGCGGTAATGGAACAGGGTGATGTTCCAGCGCCCGCCCAGCTTGTTGAGGAAGTTGAACAAGGCGCCGGGGCGCTCGGGGAACTCGAAGCGCAGCAGCATCTCATCGCCGATCTGCGGCGCATGGCCGCCCACCATGTGGCGCACGTGCAGCTTGGCCAGCTCGTTATCGGTCAGGTCCAGCACCGGGAATCCCTGGGCTTGCAGGTTTTCAACCAGCACCGCGCGGGGATCGTTGACCGGATGGGTCTGCACGCCGACGAAGATGTGCGCCTCGTCCCCGGAGCTGTAGCGATAGTTGAACTCGGTGATCTGACGACGGCCCAGGGCCTCACAGAACGCCTTGAAAGCCCCCGGCCGCTCCGGCAGCGTCACGGCGATGATCGCCTCGCGCTTCTCCCCCAGTTCGGCGCGCTCGGCCACGTGGCGCAGGCGGTCGAAGTTGATGTTGGCGCCGGAATCGATGGCGACCAGGGTCTGGCCATTGACGCCCTCGCGCTCCACGTACCGCTTGATCCCGGCCACGGCGAGCGCGCCGGCAGGCTCGGTGATGGAGCGGGTGTCGTCGTAGATGTCCTTGATCGCGGCGCAGATCTCGTCGGTGCTGACCGTCAGCACCTCGTCGACGAAGTGCCGGCAGACGTCGAAGTTGTGCGCGCCGATCTGGGCCACCGCCACCCCATCGGCAAACAGCCCCACCTGGTTCAGCACCACGCGCTCGCCCGCGGCCAGGGCCGCCTGCAGACAGTTGGAATCCTCGGGCTCGACGCCGATCACCTTGATCTCGGGGCGCAAGTACTTCACGTAGGCGGCGATGCCGGCAATCAGGCTGCCGCCGCCCACGGGCACGAAGATGGCGTCCAGCCGGCCCGCGTGCTGACGCAGGATTTCCATGGCCACGGTGCCCTGCCCGGCAATCACATCCGGGTCGTCGTAGGGCGGCACGAAGGTGAGGCCCTGCTCCTCCGCCAGTTTCAGCGCATGGGCCAGGGCATCGGGGAAGGCATCGCCGTGGAGCACCACCTTGCCGCCACGGGAGCGCACGCCCTGCACTTTCAGCTCCGGGGTGGTGCGCGGCATCACGATGGTCGCCTTCACCCCCAGCTCCCGCGCCGCCAGGGCCAGGCCCTGGGCATGGTTGCCGGCCGAGGCGGCGATCACCCCGCGCGCCCGTTCCTCGTCGCTCAGTTGCACCACGCGGTTGTAGGCGCCGCGAATCTTGAAGGAGAACACCGGCTGCAGGTCCTCGCGCTTGAGCAGCACCTGGTTGCCCAGGCGCTCGGTGAGCTGGCGGGCGGGCTGCAGGGGCGTCTCGATGGCGACGTCATACACCGGCGCCGCGAGGATCTTGCGCACGTAGTGCTTGAGCAGGCTGTCGCGCTCGTCCAGCGGGCGCTCGGTCAGGGGGACGGCGGATCGGGTGGTGAAGGTGGTCATGCTGGGCTCCTGGTTTCGATCTTGGCGCCCAGGAGACAGAAGGAAAAAACCCGCCTCGAGGGCGGGTTTCTGTTTGGTCGTCGGCTAACCCGCCACTGCTGGAATGGCGGTAATAATCGAGGGGCCGGACAACCAAGGGAATTGATTCATGGCGGGCAATCTAGAGGGGCGGAGTCCTTCAGGTCAAGCGGCAATTTCGGATAGGCGAAAAGAATTCATCCTTCAGACGTGATCCCGGACCACCCGCAATTCGGCGGCATCCTGGTTCATCCGCTGGATCACATTGAACAACTGCTCCTTCAGGGCCTGGTCGCCGATGCGGTCGGCGGCGCGCATCACGGCAATGGCA contains the following coding sequences:
- the ilvA gene encoding threonine ammonia-lyase, biosynthetic, producing MTTFTTRSAVPLTERPLDERDSLLKHYVRKILAAPVYDVAIETPLQPARQLTERLGNQVLLKREDLQPVFSFKIRGAYNRVVQLSDEERARGVIAASAGNHAQGLALAARELGVKATIVMPRTTPELKVQGVRSRGGKVVLHGDAFPDALAHALKLAEEQGLTFVPPYDDPDVIAGQGTVAMEILRQHAGRLDAIFVPVGGGSLIAGIAAYVKYLRPEIKVIGVEPEDSNCLQAALAAGERVVLNQVGLFADGVAVAQIGAHNFDVCRHFVDEVLTVSTDEICAAIKDIYDDTRSITEPAGALAVAGIKRYVEREGVNGQTLVAIDSGANINFDRLRHVAERAELGEKREAIIAVTLPERPGAFKAFCEALGRRQITEFNYRYSSGDEAHIFVGVQTHPVNDPRAVLVENLQAQGFPVLDLTDNELAKLHVRHMVGGHAPQIGDEMLLRFEFPERPGALFNFLNKLGGRWNITLFHYRNHGAADGRVLAGLAVPPEERADVRAALDEIGYPYWDESDNPACKLFLG